One part of the Pannonibacter sp. XCT-53 genome encodes these proteins:
- a CDS encoding RidA family protein — protein sequence MLPIHHMIPGGPRPVAPFSHAVEADGWVFVTGQMPTDPAAPDAPLPEGVAAQTARVMENLKLVLAGVGLGLEHVTMARVYLTEFERDYAAMNETYRGFFTPGQLPARTCIGVTGLAVGALVEIDLIARRP from the coding sequence ATGCTTCCGATCCATCACATGATCCCGGGCGGACCGCGCCCGGTCGCGCCCTTCTCCCATGCCGTGGAGGCCGATGGCTGGGTGTTCGTGACCGGCCAGATGCCGACCGACCCGGCAGCCCCGGACGCCCCCCTGCCGGAGGGGGTTGCCGCCCAGACGGCCCGGGTGATGGAAAACCTGAAGCTGGTGCTGGCCGGCGTCGGCCTGGGGCTTGAGCACGTGACGATGGCGCGCGTCTATCTCACCGAGTTCGAGCGCGACTACGCCGCCATGAACGAGACCTACCGGGGCTTCTTCACGCCCGGCCAGCTGCCGGCCCGGACCTGCATCGGTGTCACGGGGCTTGCGGTCGGCGCGCTCGTCGAGATCGACCTCATCGCCCGCCGTCCCTGA
- a CDS encoding MOSC domain-containing protein, with amino-acid sequence MADDGKQEREHGFPDGLVRTAGRRIKGTVERVLVTATPADFSTHDVDRLPLTFEGIAGGRHAGFTRRSGGREPWYPRGTEMVNERQISLLSVEELEVVAGRMDLPRVDVAWIGGNILVSGIPHFSLVPPRTRLVFGDGAVLRVDGDNVPCRIAGKGIAAQYPDRAGLDLLFPQKARNRRGLVAFVEKPGIIRPGETVTAHIPEHWLYPKD; translated from the coding sequence ATGGCCGATGACGGCAAGCAGGAGCGGGAACACGGCTTCCCGGACGGTCTCGTCCGCACAGCCGGACGCCGGATCAAGGGGACCGTCGAGCGCGTGCTGGTGACCGCAACACCGGCCGACTTCAGCACCCACGACGTCGACCGCCTGCCGCTGACCTTCGAGGGCATTGCCGGTGGACGGCATGCCGGCTTCACCCGCCGCTCGGGCGGGCGCGAGCCGTGGTATCCGCGCGGCACCGAAATGGTCAACGAGCGGCAGATCTCGCTGCTGTCGGTCGAGGAGCTGGAGGTCGTCGCCGGCCGCATGGACCTGCCGCGCGTCGATGTCGCCTGGATCGGCGGCAACATCCTCGTCTCCGGCATTCCCCATTTCTCGCTGGTGCCGCCGCGCACGCGCCTGGTGTTCGGGGACGGGGCGGTGCTGCGCGTGGACGGCGACAACGTGCCCTGCCGCATCGCCGGCAAGGGCATCGCCGCGCAGTACCCGGACCGCGCGGGTCTGGACCTCTTGTTTCCGCAGAAGGCGCGCAACCGGCGCGGCCTCGTTGCCTTTGTCGAGAAGCCCGGCATCATCCGTCCGGGCGAGACCGTCACGGCCCACATCCCCGAGCACTGGCTCTACCCGAAGGACTGA
- a CDS encoding ArsR/SmtB family transcription factor: MSEPQYPDQHLAIDDLLSGLRAAGEPSRLRLLALLARSELTVKDATAILGQSQPRISRHLKLLAEAGLVRRYPEGSWVFYRLSEDAAGDLARDLVARLLAADPVLTADASRFDALRRAKAEEAAAYFAAKARDWDKERSLHIAEADVEAAMLRALGDRPFQSFLDLGTGTGRLLELFADRYTTALGVDASHDMLTVARAKLSELGLTRAQVRHGDIYALNVPAGSFDVVAVHQVLHFLDDPARALAEAARVLRPGGRLIIVDFAPHDLEFLREAHAHRRLGFSREQMARWLEGLDLDVELVTDLSPAGADGSKLTVTLWLARDPRIITDLPLVDLTREVA; encoded by the coding sequence ATGAGCGAACCCCAGTATCCTGACCAGCATCTTGCGATCGATGATCTTCTCTCCGGCCTTCGGGCTGCGGGGGAGCCGAGCCGTCTGCGGCTGCTGGCGCTGCTGGCCCGCAGCGAGCTGACGGTGAAGGATGCCACGGCCATTCTCGGCCAGAGCCAGCCGCGCATCTCGCGTCACCTGAAGCTGCTCGCCGAGGCCGGTCTCGTGCGCCGCTATCCGGAAGGCTCCTGGGTGTTCTACCGGCTGTCGGAGGACGCGGCCGGCGATCTCGCCCGCGACCTCGTCGCCCGCCTGCTGGCGGCCGATCCGGTGCTGACCGCCGACGCCAGCCGCTTCGATGCCCTGCGCCGGGCGAAGGCCGAGGAGGCTGCGGCCTACTTCGCCGCCAAGGCCCGCGACTGGGACAAGGAGCGTTCGCTGCACATTGCGGAAGCCGATGTGGAAGCGGCCATGCTGCGCGCCCTTGGCGACCGGCCGTTCCAGTCCTTCCTCGATCTGGGCACCGGGACGGGCCGGCTGCTGGAGCTGTTCGCGGACCGCTACACCACCGCCCTGGGCGTGGATGCCTCGCATGACATGCTGACGGTCGCCCGGGCCAAGCTCTCAGAGCTGGGCCTCACCCGGGCGCAGGTGCGCCATGGCGACATCTATGCGCTCAACGTGCCGGCCGGCTCCTTCGATGTGGTGGCCGTGCATCAGGTGCTGCACTTCCTCGATGACCCGGCCCGTGCGCTGGCCGAGGCTGCCCGGGTGCTGCGCCCCGGCGGCCGCCTGATCATTGTCGACTTCGCCCCGCATGACCTGGAGTTCCTGCGCGAGGCCCATGCCCACCGCCGCCTCGGCTTCTCGCGCGAGCAGATGGCGCGATGGCTGGAAGGGCTCGACCTCGACGTCGAACTGGTCACCGACCTGTCTCCGGCCGGTGCGGACGGCTCGAAGCTGACCGTCACGCTCTGGCTTGCGCGCGATCCGCGCATCATCACCGATCTTCCGCTTGTCGATCTAACCCGTGAGGTTGCGTAA
- the metF gene encoding methylenetetrahydrofolate reductase [NAD(P)H], which yields MTASTFVRRSRLAERAPITASFEFFPPKSDKMEASLWSTVERLAPLNPSFVSVTYGAGGSTRERTHRTVERLLKETHLLPAAHLTCVGASRAEVDAVIQDYWDIGVRHIVALRGDPQEGLGARYQPRADGYAYASDLVAGLRAIGDFEVSVSGYPERHPESADWSVEIDNLKRKVDAGATRVITQYFFDNDLFESYLERIAKAGLSIPVVPGILPIHNFEQTMVFSAKCGTSIPHWLARRFSGLNEDAETRKLVGAAVAYEQVMDLVDRGISDFHFYTMNRADLTYAICHMLGMGQAEGTRQAA from the coding sequence ATGACTGCCTCGACCTTCGTCCGTCGTTCGCGCCTCGCCGAGCGCGCCCCGATCACCGCCTCCTTCGAGTTCTTCCCGCCGAAGAGCGACAAGATGGAGGCTTCGCTCTGGTCCACCGTCGAGCGGCTGGCGCCGCTCAACCCGTCCTTCGTCTCCGTCACCTACGGCGCCGGCGGGTCGACGCGCGAGCGCACCCATCGCACGGTGGAACGCCTGCTGAAGGAAACCCACCTGCTGCCGGCCGCTCATCTGACCTGCGTCGGCGCCTCGCGCGCCGAGGTCGATGCGGTCATCCAGGATTACTGGGACATCGGCGTGCGCCACATCGTGGCCCTGCGCGGTGACCCGCAGGAGGGCCTGGGCGCCCGTTACCAGCCGCGCGCCGACGGCTATGCCTATGCCAGCGACCTGGTGGCCGGCCTGCGCGCCATCGGCGATTTCGAGGTCTCCGTCTCCGGCTATCCGGAGCGCCATCCGGAGAGCGCCGACTGGAGCGTCGAGATCGACAACCTGAAGCGCAAGGTCGATGCCGGTGCGACCCGTGTCATCACCCAGTACTTCTTCGACAACGACCTGTTCGAGAGCTACCTGGAGCGCATCGCCAAGGCCGGCCTCTCGATCCCGGTCGTGCCGGGCATCCTGCCGATCCACAACTTCGAGCAGACCATGGTGTTCTCGGCCAAGTGCGGCACCTCGATCCCGCACTGGCTGGCGCGCCGCTTCTCCGGCCTCAACGAGGACGCGGAGACGCGCAAGCTCGTCGGCGCTGCGGTTGCCTACGAGCAGGTGATGGATCTGGTCGACCGCGGCATCAGTGACTTCCATTTCTACACCATGAACCGCGCCGACCTGACCTACGCCATCTGCCACATGCTGGGGATGGGCCAGGCCGAAGGCACCCGCCAGGCGGCTTGA